Proteins found in one Drosophila innubila isolate TH190305 chromosome X, UK_Dinn_1.0, whole genome shotgun sequence genomic segment:
- the LOC117794264 gene encoding WASH complex subunit 4: protein MKQSSLSMFAEDILKDYGSFMEEHDDKMKSLRTQMPNNNNDNAGSQLLSSLSPAIEINYVDSNFINWHNMKLSESELLANKPLTTLANLCNQCNDLTKTAQQLQLKFVNTNCQIENMQITQGLDCTLYNMSGAIDFFCQIYFLLKRIIIVLQNIWTQITGYFSLATVDINEAHLFNVFDAMVELLEHIIIFNELTEQSNLSTKWSLYKKWLQTLTKSTDTSQYCTKYEMNGLQTSLDEIESVISGNIFQIFLDSLLDTKKQMNLKDANVNYITQHSNSYIRKLMSSIETNQSNEYKNYEEPKHLVRLTAFICVLHKLGILLDGKLMKNVLETLSRYQRVPLSRNVYWSPHAFISKHAKTLVKAQDKVQDCLKQYQSSLEKINSNDLKTCRQLGTQIALWSINMERVFAAGPIGQLKTFSKLILLGQGYGEQVNSLIDGLIRRHLALSMPITKSVLFTIYKLIQYLQILQKTFATNQIICIRLLSSLLQWQKQKIQHLLLLTKKNILDLKLMQRKMNILSTLKLSERSIKGYPTKRRLTIVNLALSEFLGKDRILPADKQKLFKSISLRVNNLCRYQQNMLGQFDSTSLMNNYDSLLLSDAALKEYVQQQQNPYLLQNIFGANNKLDKNLSIFKVTKDAENECPTSQQIFDWEKEFLSNHLEFLLRVEALSHLLLSQDQPFTQNTIDYRNCINVSATENFGVYNILRDNLENYFTATFYNLTTIAPHDWKSYEKMRHLANKLLQLRPVDDYLPNQIIDQGIDVLQIMRNIHTFASTYAYNMNLQLFVEMQSRNKHLDIIGTRHVANSVQTHGTGIINTTVNFIYQFLRQKFYTFSTFLHDEHIKSRLLKEYRYHADHKHNKPYQSYPYERAEGFIKKIRKLGVSQNGETYMDLFRKVITQVGNAVGYVRLLQSGSKNANYRSRSFMSRFNSNFARCEDKSLEETTEGSIKEYEKSVEHLKECYSDCTNYFKLLMQGFQPFLCNPHNHHLKTFFLITPALIMNYIDYRVKEKLKMYKKDQLKCSLFEDGFAIGLIYILNMLNQLGEFHELGWSRTTAQQLNSERLKLKNILSTPSNKDHNKSSPLKADEDEKLLQTVAITERHVNAYEQEYNLLYATLSSAEIFFQ from the exons ATGAAACAAAGCTCGCTTT CTATGTTCGCCGAAGATATCCTTAAGGATTATGGCTCGTTCATGGAGGAACATGATGACAAAATGAAATCGTTACGGACACAAATgcccaataataataatgataatgccGGAAGTCAATTGTTATCATCATTGTCGCCGGCTATAGAAATAAACTACGTTGACAGCAACTTTATAAACTGGCACAATATGAAATTATCGGAATCCGAGCTGCTGGCCAACAAACCACTCACAACATTGGCAAATTTGTGCAATCAATGCAACGATTTGACGAAAACcgcacaacaattgcaattgaaatttgtgaacacaaattgtcaaatagaaaatatgcaaataacgCAAGGATTAGACTGTACTCTCTACAACATGAGTGGGGCAATAGATTTCTTCTGTCAAATCTACTTCTTACTAAAACGCATCATTATTGTGCTTCAAAATATATGGACTcagattacagggtatttctcGCTTGCAACAGTCGATATCAACGAGGCGCATCTCTTT aATGTTTTTGATGCAATGGTTGAGCTTTTGgagcatattattatttttaacgaaCTTACAGAGCAATCGAATCTTTCGACCAAATGGTCTCTTTATAAAAAGTGGCTACAGACACTGACCAAAAGCACAGATACCTCGCAATACTGTACGAAGTACGAAATGAATGGCCTACAAACCTCTCTCGATGAAATAGAATCTGTGATTTCTGGAAATATATTTCAG ATATTCTTGGATAGCTTGCTGGATACTAAGAAACAGATGAATCTGAAAGATgcaaatgttaattatattaCACAACATTCCAATTCATACATTCGCAAGCTGATGAGCTCCATTGAGACGAATCAATCGAATGAATACAAGAATTACGAGGAACCCAAGCATCTAGTGCGCCTCACAGCATTTATTTGTGTCTTGCATAAGCTTGGAATACTTCTGGACGGGAAACTGATGAAAAATGTCTTGGAGACATTGTCAAGATATCAACGGGTGCCATTAAGTCGAAATGTATATTGGTCACCCCATGCATTCATCAGTAAACATGCCAAAACGCTTGTGAAGGCGCAGGATAAAGTACAGGATTGCTTGAAACAATATCAATCATCCTTAGAGAAGATTAATTCAAATGATCTAAAAACATGTCGCCAACTTGGCACTCAGATTGCGCTGTGGTCAATCAATATGGAACGCGTCTTTGCCGCTGGCCCAATTGGACAGTTGAAAACGTTCTCGAAACTAATCCTACTTGGCCAGGGCTATGGCGAGCAAGTAAACAGTCTTATTGATGGCCTGATCAGACGACACTTGGCCCTTTCGATGCCAATTACCAAAAGCGTCTTATTCACCATTTACAAGTTGATTCAGTATTTGCAAATACTACAAAAGACATTtgcaacaaatcaaattatttgcatacGCCTTCTGAGTTCATTATTACAATGGCAAAAGCAGAAAATTCAACATCTTCTGTTGTTGACAAAGAAGAATATACTGGACCTAAAGCTAATGCAACGCAAGATGAACATTTTGTCGACACTTAAGCTATCGGAGAGATCTATCAAAGGATACCCCACAAAACGTCGTTTAACAATTGTAAATCTTGCGTTGAGCGAATTTCTGGGCAAGGATCGCATTCTCCCCGCAGATAAACAAAAACTCTTCAAGTCCATATCGCTGCGAGTCAATAATCTCTGTCGTTACCAACAGAACATGCTGGGCCAATTTGATTCGACGAGTCTAATGAACAATTACGATTCATTGTTGTTATCCGATGCGGCACTCAAGGAGTAtgttcaacagcaacagaatcCCTATTTATTACAG aatATCTTCGGAGCTAACAATAAGTTGGATAAGAACTTGTCTATATTTAAAGTCACCAAAGATGCAGAGAACGAATGTCCAACTAGTCAGCAAATCTTTGACTGGGAAAAAGAATTTCTAAGCAATCATTTGGAATTCCTTTTGCGTGTCGAGGCATTATCCCATCTGCTCCTCAGTCAGGATCAACCATTCACACAGAATACCATCGACTACAGGAACTGCATCAATGTGTCTGCTACAGAAAATTTTGGTGTTTACAACATATTAAGAG ATAACCTTGAGAACTATTTCACTGCAACGTTCTACAATTTAACGACTATTGCGCCACACGATTGGAAGTCATATGAAAAGATGCGTCATTTGGCTAATAAACTGCTTCAATTGCGACCTGTCGACGACTATTTGCCCAATCAAATTATAGATCAA ggCATCGATGTGCTTCAGATAATGCGAAATATCCACACATTTGCCTCCACATACGCCTACAATATGAACTTGCAACTGTTTGTGGAGATGCAGAGTCGAAACAAACATCTGGATATTATTGGCACTCGGCACGTCGCGAACTCCGTGCAGACACATGGAACGGGCATTATAAATACTACGGTTAactttatttatcaatttttgcGTCAAAAGTTCTATACATTCTCAACGTTCCTGCACGACGAGCACATTAAATCGCGCCTCCTCAAAGAATACCGATATCATGCCGATCACAAACATAACAAACCATATCAGTCGTATCCCTATGAAAGGGCCGAAGGCTTTATCAAGAAAATCCGCAAATTGGGTGTGTCCCAGAATGGTGAAACGTACATGGACTTGTTTAGGAAAGTTATCACACAAGTTG GTAACGCTGTGGGATATGTGCGACTTTTGCAATCCGGCAGCAAGAATGCCAACTATAGAAGTCGTTCTTTTATGTCCAGATTCAATAGCAATTTTGCACGCTGCGAGGACAAGAGTCTGGAGGAAACAACCGAAGGCTCGATTAAAGAATACGAGAAAAGTGTTGAGCATCTAAAGGAGTGCTATTCCGATTGCACCAACTACTTTAAG ttactCATGCAAGGATTTCAACCGTTTCTCTGCAATCCACACAATCATCATCTGAAGACGTTCTTTCTGATCACACCCGCCCTGATTATGAACTATATTGACTATCGAGTGAAAGAGAAActgaaaatgtataaaaaggATCAGTTGAAGTGTTCATTGTTCGAGGATGGCTTTGCCATTGGATTAATCTATATACTAAATATGTTGAATCAGCTTGGGGAATTCCACGAGCTCGGCTGGAGTCGTACAACCGCACAACAATTAAATTCCGAGCGTCTTAAACTCAAAAACATTCTTTCCACGCCAAGCAACAAGGATCATAATAAAAGTTCTCCCCTCAAGGCGGATGAAGATGAAAAGTTGCTGCAGACGGTGGCAATTACCGAAAGACATGTGAATGCCTATGAGCAGGAATACAATCTATTATATGCCACATTAAGTAGTGCTGAAATATTCTTTCAATAA
- the LOC117793670 gene encoding ER degradation-enhancing alpha-mannosidase-like protein 2: MNATSFRNMQKVCKKPYILFGIVCIILSRATGGISQKHYTRTRKLELREDVRRMFQHAYDGYLKHAANYDELRPLTCDGHDTWGSYSLTLIDALDTLATMGNFTEFRRVHALLIEKMHFNKDINVSVFETNIRIVGGLLSAHLLSRRAGVDLEPGWPCNGPLLRMAEDVARRLLPAFDTSTGMPYGTVNLRYGVPNGETSITCTAGVGTFLIEFGTLSRLTGNSIYEEVALQAIYALWERRSSIGLFGNHIDVQSGRWTALDSGIGAGVDSLFEYLVKGAILLNRPELLELFAEARAPIDKYMRKDDWYVWVGMNKGHVTLPVFQSLESFWPGILSIVGDTEPAMRTMTRYISVWRKYGFLPEFFNIPAGEASPNREVYPLRPELIESAMYLYRATKNEYLLELGEHMLETIEFSAKTKCGYATIRNVVTHEKENRMESFFLAETTKYLYLLFDEDNFLHNEGEDRHGELLDTEENVCVVQAGAYIFNTEAHPMDMSALHCCHNMKEDIFTMLDLPSFSAKAIFERSSQQRVSAQENWKPQCQSNKGNSNYDINSANAIERDKDKDRDRDTPSTTMAVDIEVFDEFQQPAADVLVGNFERIREERELNRSLQDSTVPRNQLTVSDIDDFYQQSREGFISAEHTLSYVLSFMSNFTMDVAFIRGLQLYDVNISSVLGTAAQKEYEGRMRSLWQLFELEQQFAINMRLIKRLGLLNNQADSDAMRRYLADILHSLDSLNYPYHGDNETVNPYTDGIADLSQNLRDDSLIHKAIFEAILDYEFAMLNTTAMQEFVHRVYIMGTTETQTLQLKPLLTAAELDTLEMVELEPHEQRELFKYTRRIVEFRKRMSETVDRLQTIMQDLNTAKATESNVLPLPMPELSVTGKSTEPDITATPQQQQQLQQQQQQQQQQQQLQEQEQHEEGSVWSQFVQNILRKTTVHRVKFDEAVLLEKTRKSLEKHAHKQLTYELFSCRRPEYIETFAYRDYYPEAM, encoded by the exons ATGAATGCAACAAGCTTTCGAAATATGCAAAAAGTGTGTAAAAAGCCGTACATACTGTTCGGCATTGTGTGTATCATACTCAGCCGGGCCACTGGAGGAATCTCACAGAAGCATTACACACGTACACGTAAATTGGAGCTGCG AGAGGATGTGCGTCGCATGTTCCAGCATGCATACGATGGATACTTGAAACATGCCGCCAACTATGACGAACTGCGTCCTCTCACCTGCGATGGCCACGACACATGGGGCAGCTACTCGCTGACGCTCATTGATGCCCTCGACACGCTCGCCACAATGGGCAATTTCACCGAGTTTCGTCGTGTGCACGCACTGCTTATCGAGAAGATGCATTTCAACAAGGACATCAACGTGTCCGTGTTCGAGACGAATATACGGATTGTGGGCGGCCTGCTGTCGGCACATCTTCTGTCACGTCGTGCTGGCGTTGACCTGGAGCCGGGCTGGCCCTGCAATGGTCCACTGTTGCGCATGGCCGAGGATGTTGCTCGACGTCTGTTGCCGGCATTTGATACGAGCACGGGCATGCCGTACGGCACGGTCAACTTGCGTTACGGCGTGCCCAATGGCGAGACATCGATCACGTGCACAGCCGGAGTGGGCACCTTTCTCATTGAGTTTGGCACACTGAGCCGGCTAACCGGTAATAGCATTTATGAAGAGGTCGCCCTGCAGGCCATCTATGCACTCTGGGAGCGACGCTCCTCCATTGGACTCTTCGGCAATCACATTGATGTGCAGAGCGGACGTTGGACGGCCCTGGACTCGGGCATCGGCGCTGGCGTCGACTCCCTGTTCGAGTATCTGGTGAAGGGTGCCATTCTCTTGAATCGCCCGGAATTGCTGGAACTGTTCGCCGAGGCTCGGGCGCCAATTGACAAGTATATGCGGAAAGATGATTGGTACGTCTGGGTGGGCATGAACAAGGGACATGTGACGCTGCCCGTATTCCAATCCCTCGAGTCCTTCTGGCCGGGCATACTGAGCATTGTGGGTGACACTGAGCCCGCCATGCGCACCATGACACGCTACATTAGCGTGTGGAGGAAGTACGGATTTCTGCCCGAATTCTTCAACATTCCCGCCGGCGAAGCATCGCCCAATCGTGAGGTTTATCCCCTGCGACCGGAGCTCATCGAGTCGGCCATGTATCTGTATCGGGCCACAAAGAATGAATACCTGCTCGAGCTGGGAGAGCACATGCTGGAGACCATTGAGTTTAGTGCCAAAACCAAGTGTGGATATGCGACG ATACGAAATGTGGTGACGCATGAGAAGGAAAATCGGATGGAATCCTTTTTTCTGGCCGAGACAACAAAATACCTTTATCTGCTCTTCGACGAGGACAATTTCCTGCACAACGAAGGCGAAGACAGGCACGGAGAACTGCTCGACACGGAGGAGAATGTGTGCGTTGTCCAAGCTGGCGCTTATATCTTCAACACTGAAGCACATCCCATGGATATGTCAGCGCTGCACTGTTGTCACAACATGAAGGAGGACATCTTCACCATGCTGGATCTGCCGAGCTTTAGCGCCAAGGCGATCTTCGAGAGAAGCAGCCAACAGCGTGTGTCGGCCCAGGAGAACTGGAAGCCGCAGTGTCAGTCAAACAAAGGCAACTCCAACTATGACATAAACTCggcaaatgcaattgaaagGGACAAGGACAAGGATAGGGATAGGGATACGCCCAGCACAACAATGGCCGTGGACATTGAGGTATTCGATGAGTTCCAACAGCCAGCTGCCGATGTCCTGGTGGGGAACTTTGAGCGCATACGAGAGGAGCGGGAATTGAATCGATCCCTGCAGGACAGCACAGTGCCCCGGAATCAGTTGACGGTCAGCGATATTGATGATTTCTATCAGCAGAGTCGAGAGGGCTTCATCAGTGCCGAGCACACGTTGAGCTATGTGCTCAGCTTTATGAGTAACTTCACCATGGACGTGGCCTTCATACGCGGCTTGCAACTGTACGATGTGAACATCAGCAGTGTCCTGGGCACAGCGGCCCAGAAGGAGTACGAGGGACGCATGCGTTCCCTGTGGCAACTCTTTGAGCTGGAGCAACAGTTTGCCATTAACATGCGGCTAATAAAGCGTTTAGGCCTGCTCAATAACCAGGCCGACAGCGATGCAATGCGTCGTTATTTGGCCGATATACTCCATAGCCTGGACAGTCTCAATTATCCGTATCATGGCGACAACGAGACTGTTAATCCGTATACAGATGGCATTGCGGATTTGAGCCAGAATCTACGCGATGACAGTCTAATACATAAGGCCATCTTTGAAGCAATCTTGGACTACGAGTTCGCCATGCTGAACACAACGGCAATGCAGGAGTTTGTGCATCGTGTCTACATTATGGGCACCACAGAGACGCAGACGTTGCAATTGAAGCCGCTGCTCACAGCCGCCGAGCTGGACACCTTGGAAATGGTCGAACTGGAGCCGCACGAGCAGCGGGAACTCTTCAAGTACACACGGCGCATTGTCGAGTTCCGGAAGCGCATGTCGGAGACCGTCGATCGTCTGCAGACAATTATGCAGGATCTCAATACGGCCAAAGCGACCGAGTCCAATGTATTGCCGTTGCCAATGCCAGAGTTATCAGTCACTGGCAAGTCCACTGAGCCGGACATCACGGCgacaccacaacaacagcaacagttgcaacaacagcagcaacaacagcagcaacaacaacagctgcaggaGCAGGAACAACATGAGGAGGGATCCGTCTGGTCCCAGTTTGTGCAAAATATATTGCGCAAAACAACTGTGCATCGGGTGAAATTCGATGAGGCAGTGCTATTGGAGAAGACGCGCAAATCTCTGGAGAAGCACGCCCACAAGCAGTTGACCTATGAACTCTTTAGCTGCCGACGACCGGAATACATTGAGACATTCGCCTATCGGGATTATTATCCAGAGGCCatgtaa
- the LOC117789805 gene encoding uncharacterized protein LOC117789805 isoform X1, which yields MKLKPALAIGDVDVLGDGDVDGDGQNNDHFEGDPRPLPYAFEKELIEKSNKHIRICEVFVPANKGAFKIIYLKCQIHIQLYPITSKFYAKYEPHPIPLPQRNRHNNKLSPDHPLLESQMYGWLPFQCPDAATYLNCIHAPKRRCRMTIHGEKIIAGRITERPPFNGLQFILH from the exons ATGAAGCTTAAGCCAGCACTGGCAATCGGCGACGTTGACGTCCTAGGCGACGGTGACGTCGACGGCGACGGGCAGAATAACGATCATTTCGAGGGTGATCCACGACCACTGCCCTACGCATTTGAAAAGGAATTAAtcgaaaaatcaaataagcATATTCGCATTTGTGAAGTGTTCGTGCCAGCTAACAAAGgtgcattcaaaattatttatttaaaatgccaaatacacatacaat tGTATCCCATCACTTCCAAATTCTACGCCAAATACGAGCCACATCCAATCCCATTGCCGCAGCGCAacaggcacaacaacaaactgtcTCCTGATCATCCGTTGCTGGAATCACAGATGTACGGCTGGTTACCGTTCCAGTGTCCAGATGCTGCCacctatttaaattgtattcatGCGCCCAAACGACGCTGCCGGATGACAATACACGGCGAAAAAATAATAGCTGGTCGAATTACTGAACGACCGCCGTTTAACGGTCTCCAATTCATACTTCATTAA
- the LOC117789805 gene encoding uncharacterized protein LOC117789805 isoform X2: MKLKPALAIGDVDVLGDGDVDGDGQNNDHFEGDPRPLPYAFEKELIEKSNKHIRICEVFVPANKVYPITSKFYAKYEPHPIPLPQRNRHNNKLSPDHPLLESQMYGWLPFQCPDAATYLNCIHAPKRRCRMTIHGEKIIAGRITERPPFNGLQFILH; encoded by the exons ATGAAGCTTAAGCCAGCACTGGCAATCGGCGACGTTGACGTCCTAGGCGACGGTGACGTCGACGGCGACGGGCAGAATAACGATCATTTCGAGGGTGATCCACGACCACTGCCCTACGCATTTGAAAAGGAATTAAtcgaaaaatcaaataagcATATTCGCATTTGTGAAGTGTTCGTGCCAGCTAACAAAG tGTATCCCATCACTTCCAAATTCTACGCCAAATACGAGCCACATCCAATCCCATTGCCGCAGCGCAacaggcacaacaacaaactgtcTCCTGATCATCCGTTGCTGGAATCACAGATGTACGGCTGGTTACCGTTCCAGTGTCCAGATGCTGCCacctatttaaattgtattcatGCGCCCAAACGACGCTGCCGGATGACAATACACGGCGAAAAAATAATAGCTGGTCGAATTACTGAACGACCGCCGTTTAACGGTCTCCAATTCATACTTCATTAA
- the LOC117783055 gene encoding uncharacterized protein LOC117783055 — translation MVQSNKPINGRAKDTDTPTHASGNDNDNNKSYEGNLDNSAMSLNVEQLLDGIFHALHKLWFQGRRVANLIMSELGGNELIDAAVTWCTQHPDIAICVLAATIVFLLPLLIIFGFGIATMVITFTGILVLEGTLLTVVVMIFLTCIGSLAVAIAIFAVVAYFGLSQFYEIFGMERHRDSFIRFLQQNKTQQNAESPQDTT, via the exons ATG GTGCAGTCAAATAAACCCATTAATGGCCGTGCTAAAGACACGGATACTCCAACACACGCAagcggcaacgacaacgacaacaacaaaagttatGAAGGCAACTTGGATAACAGTGCCATGTCCCTGAATGTGGAACAATTGTTGGATGGAATATTTCATGCCCTGCACAAACTTT GGTTCCAGGGACGTCGCGTCGCCAACCTGATTATGTCCGAACTGGGAGGAAATGAATTAATCGATGCTGCAGTTACTTGGTGTACGCAACATCCGGATATTGCCATCTGTGTCCTGGCTGCCACTATAGTTTTCCTCCTGCCATTGCTAATCATTTTCGGGTTTGGCATTGCAACCATGGTTATAACATTTACCGGCATTCTTGTGCTCGAAG GAACGCTCTTAACGGTTGTTGTCATGATATTCCTCACGTGTATAGGAAGTTTGGCTGTCGCAATTGCCATTTTTGCTGTCGTTGCCTATTTTGGATTATCGCAATTCTACGAAATCTTTGGTATGGAGCGTCACAGAGATTCATTCATAAGGTTCTtgcagcaaaataaaacacaacagAATGCAGAATCTCCTCAGGATACAACGTAA
- the LOC117783047 gene encoding LOW QUALITY PROTEIN: armadillo segment polarity protein-like (The sequence of the model RefSeq protein was modified relative to this genomic sequence to represent the inferred CDS: inserted 2 bases in 1 codon), translating into MSYMPAQNRTMSHNNQYNPPDLPPMVSAKEQTLLWQQNSYMGDSGIHSGAVTQVPSLSGKEDEEMEGDPLMFDLDTGFPQNFTQDQVDDMNQQLSQTRSQRVRAAMFPETLEEGIEIPSTQFDPQQPTAVQRLSEPSQMLKHAVVNLINYQDDAELATRAIPELIKLLNDEDQVVVSQAAMMVHQLSKKEASRHAIMNSPQMVAALVRAISNSNDLESTKAAVGTLHNLSHHRQGLLAIFKSGGIPALVKLLSSPVESVLFYAITTLHNLLLHQDGSKMAVRLAGGLQKMVTLLQRNNVKFLAIVTDCLQILAYGNQESKLIILASGGPNELVRIMRSYDYXKLLWTTSRVLKVLSVCSSNKPAIVDAGGMQALAMHLGNMSPRLVQNCLWTLRNLSDAATKVEGLEALLQSLVQVLASTDVNVVTCAAGILSNLTCNNQRNKATVCQVGGVDALVRTIINAGDREEITEPAVCALRHLTSRHVDSELAQNAVRLNYGLSVIVKLLHPPSRWPLIKAVIGLIRNLALCPANHAPLREHGAIHHLVRLLMRAFQDTERQRSSIATTGSQQPSAYADGVRMEEIVEGTVGALHILARESHNRALIRQQSVIPIFVRLLFNEIENIQRVAAGVLCELAADKEGAEIIEQEGATGPLTDLLHSRNEGVATYAAAVLFRMSEDKPQDYKKRLSIELTNSLLREENNIWANADLGMGPDLQDMLGPEEAYEGLYGQGPPSVHSSHGGRAFHQQGYDTLPIDSMQGLEISSPVGGGAGAAGNAAPPGGAPTSPYSMDMDVGEIDAGALNFDLDAMPTPPNDNNNLAAWYDTDC; encoded by the exons ATGAGTTACATGCCAGCACAGAATCGTACAA TGTCCCATAACAATCAGTATAATCCGCCGGACTTGCCACCAATGGTGTCGGCCAAGGAGCAGACGCTGTTGTGGCAGCAGAACTCGTATATGGGCGACTCCGGCATCCACTCGGGCGCCGTTACCCAAGTGCCGTCGCTGTCCGGCAAGGAGGATGAGGAAATGGAGGGTGATCCGCTGATGTTCGATCTGGACACCGGGTTTCCGCAGAACTTTACACAGGATCAGGTGGATGATATGAATCAACAGCTAAGCCAGACCCGGTCGCAGCGCGTGCGCGCCGCCATGTTCCCGGAGACCCTCGAGGAGGGCATTGAGATACCATCAACACAATTTGATCCACAGCAGCCAACCGCTGTGCAGCGTCTATCGGAGCCATCACAGATGCTGAAGCATGCGGTGGTCAATTTGATCAACTATCAGGACGATGCTGAGCTGGCCACACGTGCCATTCCGGAGCTGATCAAGCTGCTCAACGATGAGGATCAGGTGGTCGTCTCCCAGGCAGCCATGATGGTACACCAGCTCTCCAAGAAGGAGGCCTCGCGCCACGCCATCATGAACAGTCCCCAGATGGTGGCCGCTTTGGTGCGCGCCATTTCGAATAGCAACGATCTGGAGAGCACCAAGGCCGCTGTGGGCACGCTCCACAATTTGTCGCATCATCGCCAGGGCCTGTTGGCCATCTTCAAGAGCGGCGGCATACCGGCTCTAGTGAAGCTGCTCTCCTCGCCCGTCGAGAGCGTGCTCTTCTATGCGATTACCACGCTCCACAATCTGCTGCTGCATCAGGATGGCTCCAAGATGGCCGTGCGCTTAGCTGGTGGCCTCCAGAAGATGGTCACGCTGCTGCAGCGCAACAATGTCAAGTTCTTGGCCATTGTTACCGATTGCTTGCAAATCCTGGCCTATGGCAATCAAGAGAGCAAGCTCATCATTCTCGCCTCGGGCGGTCCCAATGAGCTGGTGCGCATCATGCGCTCCTATGATTA GAAGCTCTTGTGGACCACATCGCGTGTCCTCAAAGTTCTCTCAGTATGCTCCAGCAACAAGCCGGCGATTGTTGATGCCGGTGGCATGCAGGCTCTAGCCATGCATTTGGGCAATATGTCGCCACGTCTTGTCCAGAACTGCCTCTGGACATTGCGCAACCTGTCGGACGCGGCCACCAAGGTGGAGGGGCTTGAGGCGCTGCTCCAGTCGCTCGTGCAGGTGCTGGCCTCCACGGATGTCAATGTGGTCACCTGTGCCGCTGGCATACTCTCGAATTTGACATGCAACAATCAGCGCAACAAGGCGACTGTTTGCCAAGTGGGCGGCGTCGATGCCCTCGTTCGCACTATCATCAATGCCGGCGATCGCGAGGAGATTACCGAGCCGGCCGTGTGCGCTCTCCGTCACCTCACCTCGCGCCACGTCGACTCGGAGCTGGCCCAGAATGCAGTGCGTCTCAATTACGGCCTCTCCGTGATTGTAAAGCTCTTGCATCCACCATCCCGCTGGCCTCTAATCAAGGCTGTCATCGGGCTCATACGCAACTTGGCTCTCTGCCCGGCCAATCATGCCCCGCTGCGGGAACATGGCGCCATTCACCACCTGGTGCGTCTCTTGATGCGCGCATTCCAGGACACAGAACGC CAACGTTCTTCAATTGCCACTACTGGGTCACAGCAGCCATCTGCATATGCCGATGGTGTGCGAATGGAGGAGATCGTTGAGGGCACTGTCGGCGCCTTGCATATCCTTGCACGCGAATCGCACAATCGTGCTCTCATACGCCAACAATCGGTCATTCCGATCTTTGTGCGTTTGCTCTTCAACGAAATCGAGAACATACAG CGTGTCGCAGCCGGCGTGCTTTGTGAGTTGGCCGCCGATAAGGAGGGCGCCGAGATTATTGAACAGGAAGGGGCCACCGGGCCGCTCACAGATCTGCTGCATTCGCGCAACGAGGGCGTGGCAACTTACGCAGCAGCTGTGCTGTTCCGCATGAGCGAGGACAAGCCGCAGGACTACAAGAAGCGACTCTCCATCGAGCTGACCAACTCGCTGTTGCGCGAGGAGAACAACATCTGGGCCAACGCTGACCTGGGCATGGGTCCCGACTTACAG GATATGCTTGGACCCGAAGAAGCATATGAGGGCCTTTACGGACAAGGTCCGCCCAGTGTGCACAGTTCGCACGGAGGTCGCGCATTCCATCAGCAAG GATATGATACTCTACCAATAGATTCAATGCAAGGTCTCGAAATCAGCAGTCCAGTAGGaggtggtgctggtgctgctggcAATGCGGCACCACCGGGTGGGGCACCCACATCGCCCTACTCCATGGACATGGATGTCGGCGAGATTGATGCTGGCGCTTTGAACTTTGACTTGGATGCCATGCCGACACCACCCAATGACAACAATAACTTGGCTGCCTGGTACGATACCGACTGTTAA